A window of the Maniola hyperantus chromosome 16, iAphHyp1.2, whole genome shotgun sequence genome harbors these coding sequences:
- the LOC117989302 gene encoding uncharacterized protein: MLTHVLITLVLSNTVLSQINGEFWWLNKKLAELQNVEPPQPVFEEISELETDESVKVVFKENDLNSGETTSVKENEDRFQVQNKILPYIVFIDDPTKLAKQDVIKNVSMNNNSINNNYKGKVTNLTSWKESSGFKNENSRDQFKFIFPDEWEDKIKKSPNTNDSKDLNLTNVNNKKQQTPKIVLNDKIWFEEERTVDAETESICTFVSSHECFLRKGFVHMPRSCPKNIPSDACKVCCVLPLTSSKSRKPYPIYKRHKRSDPGEILNTALKQRNALLLREFNSNAQQAKLVSTTSRSTPVQKIVTPDYVDPYWNIKNQKFRSPSNQHSNRKYLNGKDYEEDYAAELPKPGLVGLYSDHDDQVTSWKLKTDKGFSYGGIDEDSDEDDGGGFGYSTIDPRLSKRKTTASKPRRHPQRLMTPSTIEDAMDTSESHTVHFHSTPDFCVLEGFKLVNLADNKNRFPRQPITVNFYPSEEELSIENTSPYITASDFDYGDAFDINLQVFKNCGKETMKVVSDGESRCDPWLAVVVLTKNPENVLCYATIVHPRAAVTAASCVQGKATGEISTIAGVWELQERTQSQHRMASIHVHPQFRADDLANDLAILHWKRPLHLQSNVSPACLADPHVGDECYFVGWGGYDQGLKNRPQWQHATILTPRTCNDKISSPEVDIPINAFCAAVETRGTVTGVGGPLLCKGGGRVSVVGVAVYREDVVVLLPAFDWVTSALRELQIK; encoded by the exons ATGCTCACTCACGTTCTTATTACCTTAGTGCTATCAAATACAGTTTTGAGTCAAATAAATGGCGAATTTTGGTGGCTAAATAAGAAGCTTGCAGAGTTGCAAAATGTTGAACCACCGCAACCTGTATTCGAAGAAATTAGTGAATTGGAAACTGATGAAAGTGTTAAAGTAGTCTTCAAAGAAAATGACCTAAATTCTGGTGAGACGACGAGTGTCAAAGAAAACGAAGATAGGTTTCAAGTTCAGAACAAAATATTACCTTATATTGTGTTTATTGATGATCCCACAAAATTAGCCAAACAAGATGttattaaaaatgtttctatGAATAATAAcagtatcaataataattacaaaggTAAAGTAACAAATTTAACATCGTGGAAAGAATCCTCtggttttaaaaatgaaaacagtAGAGACCAATTCAAATTTATATTTCCCGATGAATGGgaggataaaataaaaaaatcgccTAACACAAATGATTCTAAAGATTTAAATTTAACAAATGTGAACAATAAAAAGCAACAAACTCCTAAAATTGTCCTAAATGACAAAATATGGTTTGAAGAAGAAAGAACAGTTGATGCCGAAACTGAAAGTATTTGCACGTTTGTTAGTTCACATGAATGTTTTTTGCGCAAGGGATTTGTTCATATGCCAAG ATCTTGTCCAAAAAATATTCCGTCTGATGCGTGTAAAGTGTGTTGCGTTCTTCCATTAACTTCATCAAAATCTCGAAAACCTTATCCTATTTACAAGCGGCATAAGCGTTCTGATCCAGGCGAAATATTAAATACAGCTTTAAAGCAAAGAAACGCTTTACTATTACGAGAATTTAATTCTAATGCGCAACAAGCAAAATTAGTGAGTACAACATCGCGGTCAACTCCTGTTCAGAAAATTGTGACTCCAGATTATGTTGATCCATACTggaatattaaaaatcaaaaattccggAGCCCATCAAACCAACATTCTAACCGGAAATATCTGAATGGTAAGGATTACGAAGAAGACTATGCTGCAGAATTGCCCAAACCCGGTCTAGTCGGTCTTTATTCTGATCACGATGATCAAGTAACGAGTTGGAAATTAAAAACAGACAAAGGATTCTCTTACGGTGGCATAGATGAAGATAGTGATGAAGACGATGGAGGTGGATTTGGTTACTCAACGATAGATCCGAGATTAA GTAAACGTAAGACAACTGCCTCTAAACCAAGACGACATCCGCAACGCTTAATGACTCCATCGACCATTGAAGATGCTATGGACACGTCAGAAAGTCATACAGTTCATTTTCACTCAACCCCAGATTTTTGCGTATTAGAAGGGTTTAAACTTGTCAACTTAGCAGATAATAAAAATCGATTTCCAAGACAGCCGATCACTGTAAACTTTTATCCAAGCGAAGAAGAGCTATCGATTGAAAACACCTCTCCGTATATAACAGCTTCAGATTTTGATTATGGTGACGCTTTTGATATAAATCTGCAAGTGTTTAAAAATTGCGGTAAGGAGACAATGAAAGTCGTGAGTGATGGAG AGAGTCGCTGCGATCCATGGCTTGCTGTCGTTGTATTGACGAAGAACCCAGAAAACGTTTTGTGCTACGCAACCATTGTGCACCCACGGGCAGCTGTAACCGCAGCTAGCTGCGTGCAAGG AAAAGCGACCGGTGAAATTTCCACAATAGCAGGTGTTTGGGAGCTACAGGAGCGCACACAATCGCAACATCGAATGGCCTCCATTCACGTTCACCCACAGTTTAGGGCCGACGATCTCGCCAACGATCTCGCTATACTA CACTGGAAGCGACCACTACATCTGCAATCAAACGTCTCTCCCGCATGCCTGGCTGATCCTCATGTGGGCGACGAGTGTTATTTCGTCGGCTGGGGCGGCTACGACCAGG GTTTGAAAAATCGGCCCCAATGGCAGCATGCGACTATACTGACTCCACGCACTTGCAACGATAAAATATCGTCGCCTGAAGTCGATATTCCAATCAATGCCTTTTGTGCCGCAGTGGAGACGCGTGGAACTGTC ACTGGCGTCGGTGGACCATTGTTGTGTAAAGGGGGTGGTCGTGTGTCGGTGGTCGGTGTGGCCGTGTATCGAGAAGACGTAGTGGTGCTGCTGCCGGCCTTCGATTGGGTGACCAGTGCTCTACGCGAACTGCAGATCAAATAG